The sequence TGCGCCAGCACGGCACCGAGCGGGCTGGCTCTAGCCCCCTCGACAAAGTCTACGAACCCGGCACCTTTAACTGCTCAGGCTGCGGCACGCCGCTGTTTACCTCCGACACCAAGTTCAACAGCGGCACCGGCTGGCCCAGCTTCTACGCGCCGATCGAGGGAGCGATTGCCACCACCACCGATCGCTCCTTCTTTATGACCCGCGTGGAGGTGCACTGCGCCACCTGCGGTGGCCACCTGGGCCACGTCTTTCCCGACGGCCCTGCCCCCACTGGTCAGCGCTACTGCATGAACGGCGTTTCCCTAGAGTTTGTGCCCGAGCAGGCCTAGCTACCGTAGGGTGAGCCGTGCTCACCATCGGGGAATAAGTGACTGTAGCTACCGTAGCGATTATCTTCTTTGTCAAGCTCATCCTGCTATGCGATTAGCCTCGGCGGGATGGCAGCGGAAATCAAGCCAGGAGCCCTGCCTGCATCAGACAGAGTCTTGCTGTTCCTTATGTGGCGGCGGGCAGGGAGCAAGCCGGAGCCTGCCAGAGGGTGTCATGTTCTACCATGGCATTGAGAATAATCACCAGTTTGTGCATGCAGGCCACCAGGGCAACCTTTTTGAGTTTTCCCCGCTGCAGCAGGCGCTGGTAGTAATCGCGAATGACCGGATTATGGCGAGTGGCGACTAACGCGGCCATGTAGAGGCCTGTGCGCACGGTGGCTCGACCGCCGCTAATCATCCGCTTACCCCGCATCTGGCCGCTATCGCGGTTGAACGGGGCGAGGCCACACAAGCTGGCTAGGCGCTTCGCTGAGATCTGTCCTAACTCGGGGAGTGAGGCCAAGAGGAGCCCCGTCGTCACAGCCCCAATACCCGGCACACTGGTGAGGATCTCGCGGGTGCGCTGCCACTGATCGCTCTGGGCGATGAGCTGCTCAATCTGGGTATCGAGGTCTTGGATCTGTTGCTTGAGCCAGTCAATATGCTGCTCAATGCTCTGACCCGTCCTGGCTCGTGCTGAGCGTTGCCGGGCTTTTTCGGCACTCATCATCTCGACGAGTTGCTGCCGTCGCGTGACGAGGTCTTGAAGGTGTTGACTGGCCTCACTCGCCATCGCCCGTACCTCTGGACGGATGGCATCGGCAAAGTGAGCCAACACCTCGGCATCAATTTTGTCTGTTTTAGCCATGCGCCCCGTGGCCCGGGCAAAATCACGCACTTGACGTGGATTCACCACAACGGCGGGCCAGCCCTCCGCCATCAACGTTCGCGCCGCCAGGGCTTGATAGCCCCCGGTCGCTTCCAGCACAATCAGACTCGTCTCGCGACGAAACGCCGTTAACGCCTGTAGCAACTCTCTTAAACCAGAGTCACTGTTGGCCACCTGAACGCTTAATCCAAGTGGACGGACGTACACATCTAAGGTGCGCTTGGATACGTCAATGCCAACCCATTGATGCGCTTGTGATAGTTCAGTCATGGTTGTATCCACCCGTGTAGGAGGTTAATCTGACATCACTCGTCCTTGCTCGATACGGAGTCTAAGCTCCTGGCGATTTTGCGAGTTAACTTCAGAGGTGTGCAGCGACCCATGCTACGTTCGGTTTTGGACAACCTAGGGTGGGACGGTCTGCCACACACCTCTAAAGATACAAGGGTGGGCACCGCCCACCATTGAAGACGTTTGCCAACAGTCCCCTTAGCCCTGCTCAATGCAATCTTTGCCCTCGACGTGGCCGCGTCGGGGGCTTGCTGTTGCAAATCCGGTAACCTCAGCCAGCAGTGGCCCTGAGCCTCCTTAAAATGGGGCAACAGTCTAAAAGAGAAATAGCCATGATTACACAACAGATTTTGCGACGCTGGGCTAGCCTGGCGTTGGGCGTTGGGGTCTTGATTGCCGGGGCAGCGTTGGCCCCACGAGTTACCCAGGCCGAGACCAACCCAGCGCCCGCAGAGACTACCCTGCCCGAAGTGTGGCAACCTGCCAGCCAAGCTGACCAGGCGCTGATCTGGCGCTTTGTGCTGCAAAGCCCTATGGGGGTAGCAGCGCTCAACCAGCTCGCGATCGAGGGCTTCATCAGCCCGGTGTGCGAGAAGACCCTTTACACCCATGAGGTTTACGAGTCGTTTCAGACCCTGCTGCGGGTGCAGTGCCCCACGCCAGGTGGGGTCTCCACCGCCCGCGCCTACGACGAAATGCGCGTCACCTTCAACCGTTTCGAAGACACCATTGAAGGTTTTGACGTAGAGCGCATCTACACCGACTGATTGCCCTCAAGCCTCGACATCGGCTAGGCAGTCTGACTCGGCTCGCTGGGCGGGCTCTTCCACTGAGCCTCTCGCAGAATGGAGAAGACCACGATGTCGTCGGGTTTACGGGCACCCCTATAAGGAGGGGATGCGGCCGACCTTTCCGTTGCGTGGGATTTCACCAAACTGACGGTTTACAACAAGAGGTCAATCTCCCCCATACCGGGGCCACCGATCGCAGTCATATAGTGGAAATTTCCAGC is a genomic window of Nodosilinea sp. E11 containing:
- a CDS encoding IS110 family transposase; amino-acid sequence: MTELSQAHQWVGIDVSKRTLDVYVRPLGLSVQVANSDSGLRELLQALTAFRRETSLIVLEATGGYQALAARTLMAEGWPAVVVNPRQVRDFARATGRMAKTDKIDAEVLAHFADAIRPEVRAMASEASQHLQDLVTRRQQLVEMMSAEKARQRSARARTGQSIEQHIDWLKQQIQDLDTQIEQLIAQSDQWQRTREILTSVPGIGAVTTGLLLASLPELGQISAKRLASLCGLAPFNRDSGQMRGKRMISGGRATVRTGLYMAALVATRHNPVIRDYYQRLLQRGKLKKVALVACMHKLVIILNAMVEHDTLWQAPACSLPAAT
- the msrB gene encoding peptide-methionine (R)-S-oxide reductase MsrB, producing the protein MKRRKLLEAGTAVVGGSWLLNTLTAEVFSNQLDTMATTNEQFTVNKTEQEWREQLTPEQFRVLRQHGTERAGSSPLDKVYEPGTFNCSGCGTPLFTSDTKFNSGTGWPSFYAPIEGAIATTTDRSFFMTRVEVHCATCGGHLGHVFPDGPAPTGQRYCMNGVSLEFVPEQA